A portion of the Thunnus maccoyii chromosome 20, fThuMac1.1, whole genome shotgun sequence genome contains these proteins:
- the LOC121887090 gene encoding zinc finger CCHC domain-containing protein 24-like: protein MMSAIETGTPVYQPAQLLNWVYMSLQDTPSGAFDAFRVESDTSPQDMNSSKRSAADLSSNYLNNFFHLRSEALNNNFYKSSSPYGSLNNIVDGLSSLADHFSDLSLSPETRKPSKRPPPNYLCHLCFNKGHYIKDCPQARPKGEGLTPYQGKKRCFGEYKCPKCKRKWMSGNSWANMGQECIKCHINVYPHKQRPLEKPDGLDVSDQSKEHPQHLCEKCKVLGYYCRRVQ from the exons ATGATGTCTGCTATAGAGACTGGTACTCCTGTGTACCAACCTGCACAGCTGCTCAACTGGGTGTATATGTCCTTGCAAGACACACCGAGCGGCGCTTTTGATGCGTTCAGAGTCGAATCGGACACTTCTCCTCAGGACATGAACAGCTCCAAGCGCAGCGCAGCAGATCTGAGCTCCAACTATCTCAACAACTTCTTCCACCTGAGGAGTGAG GCTTTGAACAACAATTTCTACAAGAGCTCCTCGCCCTACGGGTCCCTCAACAATATCGTGGACGGTCTGAGCTCTCTGGCCGACCATTTCTCAGACCTCTCTCTGTCCCCAGAGACACGTAAACCCAGCAAAAGGCCGCCGCCTAACTACCTGTGCCACCTTTGCTTCAACAAAGGACACTACATCAAAGACTGTCCTCAG GCTCGACCCAAAGGTGAAGGCCTGACCCCGTATCAGGGAAAGAAGAGGTGTTTCGGTGAATATAAATGCCCTAAATGCAAGAGGAAGTGGATGAGCGGGAACTCCTGGGCCAACATGGGACAAGAATGTATCAAGTGCCACATCAATGTTTACCCTCACAAGCAG cGACCCCTGGAGAAACCGGATGGGTTGGATGTGTCGGACCAGAGCAAGGAGCATCCGCAGCATCtgtgtgaaaaatgcaaagtcCTCGGCTACTACTGCCGCCGTGTACAATAA